The following are encoded in a window of Mycobacterium decipiens genomic DNA:
- a CDS encoding DUF1490 family protein, which produces MVTRELLVKAAGTVFTGLVGVGAYEALRTAVGAAPVRRAAVTTTQWGLRGTRRAEVAAEAARLKVADMVAEARERIGDEAPQPAAAKADDDDRC; this is translated from the coding sequence GTGGTTACGCGCGAGTTGCTGGTCAAGGCAGCCGGGACGGTGTTCACCGGGTTGGTTGGGGTGGGCGCGTACGAAGCGCTGCGCACGGCGGTGGGCGCGGCTCCGGTTCGTCGGGCCGCGGTGACAACGACGCAGTGGGGTCTGCGCGGAACCCGGCGCGCGGAGGTGGCGGCCGAGGCGGCTCGGCTGAAGGTCGCCGACATGGTTGCCGAGGCTCGTGAACGGATTGGGGACGAGGCCCCCCAGCCGGCCGCCGCCAAGGCCGATGATGACGACCGCTGCTGA
- the cmtR gene encoding Cd(II)/Pb(II)-sensing metalloregulatory transcriptional regulator CmtR has product MLTCERRESALARLGRALADPTRCRILVALLDGVCYPGQLAAHLGLTRSNVSNHLSCLRGCGLVVATYEGRQVRYALADSHLARALGELVQVVLAVDTEQPCAAERSTSVC; this is encoded by the coding sequence ATGCTGACGTGTGAGAGGCGGGAATCGGCGCTGGCTCGACTCGGCCGGGCTCTGGCCGACCCGACGCGGTGCAGGATTCTTGTGGCGCTGCTGGATGGAGTTTGCTACCCGGGCCAGCTGGCGGCGCACCTCGGGTTGACGCGATCGAACGTGTCCAACCATCTGTCGTGTTTGCGCGGCTGTGGACTGGTCGTTGCAACCTATGAGGGCCGGCAGGTTCGGTACGCGCTGGCCGACAGTCACCTCGCCCGTGCCCTGGGCGAGTTGGTCCAGGTCGTTCTGGCGGTGGATACCGAGCAGCCCTGCGCCGCCGAGCGATCGACGAGTGTGTGCTGA
- a CDS encoding universal stress protein, translating into MSPQQANLGIVVGVDGSHSSNVAVEWAARDAEIRDVGLSVAHVVPPVVTAPEGWAFEYARFQDAQKRELIEHSYLVAQAHLIIEQSHKVALEASSPSRAAHITSEVLHGPIVPTLVNMSKQADMVVVGCRGQGAVAGALLGSVSSGLARHAHCPVAVIPDEDPHRARLPQAPVVVGIDGSPTSELAVQIAFDEASRRGVDLVALHAWSDMGPLDFPRLNWAPIEWRNIEDRHEKILAQRLGGWRDRYPNVVVRKVVVCDRPAPRLLELAQNAQLVAVGSHGRGGFPGMLLGSVSRAVVNSGQTPVIVARIPHDPGVPA; encoded by the coding sequence ATGTCACCCCAACAAGCGAACCTCGGAATCGTGGTGGGTGTGGATGGTTCACATTCCTCGAATGTGGCCGTCGAATGGGCCGCGCGCGACGCGGAGATCCGCGACGTTGGGCTCAGCGTGGCGCACGTCGTGCCGCCAGTAGTGACCGCCCCTGAAGGGTGGGCGTTTGAGTATGCGCGATTTCAGGACGCCCAGAAGCGCGAGCTCATCGAACACTCGTACCTGGTCGCCCAAGCGCACCTAATCATCGAACAGTCCCATAAGGTCGCCCTCGAAGCATCCTCCCCGAGTCGCGCCGCGCATATCACGAGCGAAGTGCTCCACGGCCCGATAGTGCCCACGCTGGTGAATATGTCCAAGCAAGCCGACATGGTCGTGGTGGGCTGCCGGGGTCAGGGCGCCGTGGCCGGCGCCTTGCTGGGATCGGTCAGCTCCGGCCTGGCGCGCCACGCTCATTGCCCAGTCGCCGTCATACCCGACGAGGACCCGCACCGGGCGCGCCTCCCCCAAGCGCCGGTGGTGGTGGGCATCGACGGCTCGCCGACCTCGGAGTTGGCGGTCCAGATCGCCTTCGACGAGGCGTCGCGCCGCGGCGTGGACCTGGTGGCGCTGCACGCGTGGAGCGACATGGGGCCCCTCGACTTTCCCAGGCTCAATTGGGCGCCGATCGAGTGGAGAAACATCGAAGACCGGCACGAGAAAATCCTCGCCCAGCGTCTTGGCGGATGGCGGGACCGATACCCCAACGTCGTCGTGCGCAAAGTCGTGGTGTGTGATCGTCCCGCGCCTCGCCTACTCGAATTGGCGCAGAATGCTCAGCTTGTGGCGGTTGGCAGTCACGGCCGCGGTGGGTTTCCTGGCATGCTGCTCGGCTCGGTCAGCCGCGCCGTCGTCAATTCCGGTCAGACGCCGGTTATCGTCGCTCGAATTCCCCATGATCCGGGGGTGCCGGCCTAG
- a CDS encoding universal stress protein, whose protein sequence is MPVGVIVGYDGSPAANAAIDAGALLFPGAHGWITYLWVPPFASDRVRHRLRAVARDTNELSAMVEREGEHQAQRLVAMGVTLARTAGWDAEPLLKRTWGAEGLRFAQVVEEVHADLVLVGSRGLGGTQAVLGSISDMVVHYSVRPVVVVPHPMLATEYEALPEGPVLVGWDGSPGAETAFTAAGRVFPERDVLPVFVSEDTGATPSRDNPSGMGAHEVLQLHADRRHGSHARAVSEALVAAAADRGAAALVVGSRGRSTARKILLGSVALGALHHSHCPVMVVPSAWKDSSSGAEAAVAAD, encoded by the coding sequence TTGCCAGTGGGTGTGATTGTGGGCTATGACGGCTCGCCGGCGGCGAATGCCGCGATCGATGCCGGTGCGTTGCTATTCCCCGGTGCACACGGGTGGATCACCTACCTGTGGGTGCCGCCATTCGCCAGCGACAGGGTGCGTCATCGGCTACGAGCCGTCGCTCGGGACACCAACGAGTTGAGTGCGATGGTCGAGCGGGAGGGTGAGCACCAGGCCCAACGGCTCGTTGCGATGGGGGTAACGCTGGCCCGCACCGCGGGGTGGGACGCCGAACCGTTGCTGAAACGCACCTGGGGCGCTGAGGGACTGCGTTTCGCGCAGGTTGTCGAGGAGGTCCACGCCGACCTGGTACTCGTCGGATCTCGAGGGCTGGGTGGCACCCAGGCGGTGTTGGGCAGCATTTCCGACATGGTGGTGCACTACTCCGTCCGACCCGTGGTCGTCGTCCCGCATCCGATGTTGGCAACCGAATACGAGGCGCTGCCCGAAGGGCCGGTGCTCGTTGGTTGGGACGGCTCACCTGGCGCCGAGACGGCGTTCACAGCGGCCGGACGCGTGTTTCCGGAACGAGATGTGCTGCCGGTCTTCGTCAGCGAAGATACGGGCGCGACGCCGTCACGAGACAATCCGTCCGGAATGGGCGCCCACGAAGTCCTCCAGCTGCATGCCGACCGCCGGCATGGCTCCCACGCCCGTGCCGTCTCGGAGGCTCTTGTCGCGGCCGCCGCCGACCGCGGTGCGGCCGCGTTGGTCGTCGGATCGCGTGGACGTTCTACCGCGCGGAAGATCCTGCTCGGCAGCGTCGCCTTGGGAGCTTTGCACCACTCCCATTGCCCGGTCATGGTGGTGCCGAGCGCGTGGAAGGATTCCTCGAGCGGTGCGGAGGCCGCGGTAGCCGCCGATTGA
- a CDS encoding methyltransferase domain-containing protein, giving the protein MTSSDIHENVRAYYREAARTGAKELAADGRWGASRYDDDTLARVPSAAADLSMGCGNPHAVVDLQPGETVLDLGSGAGLDVILSARRVGPTGRAYGIDFLDEMLHIARANAAEAGVTNAQFLHGMIENIPLADESVDVVISNCVINLAPDKVPVFAEIARVLRPGGRVAIFDVVAEDGLDRVTDASTDGNQWANCGAGALHHSAYLRVLAAAGLVEPSIQYTHNTGPGRHGAIVRARRP; this is encoded by the coding sequence ATGACCAGCAGTGATATCCACGAAAACGTCCGCGCCTACTACCGGGAGGCGGCTCGAACCGGGGCCAAGGAGCTGGCGGCGGACGGGCGCTGGGGGGCAAGCCGATACGACGACGACACACTGGCGCGGGTCCCGTCGGCCGCGGCCGACCTTTCGATGGGGTGCGGCAACCCGCACGCCGTGGTGGACCTCCAACCGGGCGAGACCGTGCTCGATCTTGGCTCCGGAGCAGGCCTCGACGTGATCTTGTCGGCCCGACGAGTCGGCCCAACCGGCAGGGCTTACGGCATCGACTTCCTCGACGAGATGCTTCACATCGCGCGGGCCAATGCGGCCGAAGCCGGGGTCACCAACGCCCAGTTCCTGCATGGAATGATCGAGAACATCCCGCTTGCGGACGAGTCGGTGGACGTCGTCATCTCGAATTGCGTCATCAACCTTGCCCCCGACAAGGTCCCGGTGTTCGCCGAGATCGCCCGGGTGTTGCGCCCTGGGGGCAGAGTCGCGATCTTCGACGTGGTCGCCGAGGACGGGCTCGATAGGGTCACCGACGCGTCGACCGACGGTAACCAGTGGGCCAATTGCGGTGCCGGCGCACTGCACCATAGCGCCTACCTGCGGGTTCTGGCAGCGGCCGGGCTGGTGGAGCCGAGCATCCAATACACCCACAACACCGGCCCCGGCCGGCACGGTGCCATCGTCCGGGCTCGACGCCCATGA
- a CDS encoding ArsR/SmtB family transcription factor, which yields MQRSCRRWMTHRRPGATIFGQRQMESKPATRFDRTLTVRVFAQHASGCTTASSGENGSGVRLDRGALIDYRRLSMKATGGIDRPTAERWASWFRALGDPTRVLILHQLANATAPMTVGELTQRLDVGQSTISHHLAKLADVRFVLVDQRGTSSLWRINTNCLACFPSAVDVVMGRIPVEFVSEQECTR from the coding sequence GTGCAGCGAAGTTGCCGCCGGTGGATGACCCATCGTCGCCCTGGCGCAACGATCTTCGGTCAGCGCCAGATGGAGTCTAAGCCCGCGACCAGATTCGACCGGACCTTGACCGTGCGGGTATTCGCGCAGCATGCCAGCGGGTGTACGACGGCAAGCTCCGGCGAGAACGGAAGCGGGGTCCGGCTTGATCGAGGAGCCTTAATCGATTATCGTCGATTATCGATGAAGGCGACAGGCGGAATTGATCGACCGACCGCGGAGAGATGGGCCTCGTGGTTTCGCGCCCTCGGCGATCCAACGCGGGTGCTGATCCTGCACCAACTCGCCAATGCCACAGCCCCGATGACTGTCGGCGAGCTCACCCAGCGCCTTGATGTGGGGCAGTCGACGATTTCGCATCACCTTGCGAAGTTGGCTGACGTGCGTTTCGTTCTGGTAGATCAGCGGGGTACCTCGAGCTTGTGGCGGATCAACACCAACTGCCTGGCCTGTTTCCCGTCGGCGGTCGATGTGGTCATGGGACGCATACCGGTCGAGTTTGTCAGTGAACAGGAGTGCACCCGATGA
- a CDS encoding NAD(P)-binding protein — translation MDGPKGGPEQALEADYLVIGAGAMGMAFTDTLITESDARVVIIDRACQPGGHWTTAYPFVRLHQPSAYYGVNSRALGHNTIDSVGWNQGLNELATAGEVCAYFDAVMQQQLLPTGRVDYFPMTEYLGDGRFRTLAGTEYAVTVNQRIVDATYLRAVVPSMRPAPYSVAPGVDCIAPNELPKFGTRNRYVVVGAGKTGMDVCLWLLRNDVSPDRLTWIMPRDSWLIDRATLQPGPTFIKQFRESYGATLEAIGAATSTDDLFDRLETEGTLLRLDRSIRPSMYRCATVSHLELDQLRRIRDVVRMGHVQRIDPTTMVLDGGSVPATPSALYIDCTADGAPQRPATPVFDTDHITLQAVRGCQQVFSAAFIAHVEFAYTEDAVKNELCTPIPHPDSDLDWMRLMHADLCNFQRWLDDNDLTDWLSSARLNLLADLLPPLSHKPRVRERVVSMFQKRLSTSSEQLEKLLGATATTTDQR, via the coding sequence ATGGACGGGCCTAAAGGTGGGCCTGAGCAAGCCCTCGAGGCCGATTACCTCGTAATAGGCGCCGGAGCGATGGGAATGGCGTTCACCGACACACTCATCACCGAATCCGATGCGCGCGTCGTCATTATCGACCGCGCGTGTCAACCCGGTGGGCATTGGACGACCGCTTACCCATTCGTCCGGCTGCACCAGCCCTCGGCGTACTACGGAGTCAATTCGAGGGCGTTGGGTCACAACACGATTGACTCCGTCGGTTGGAACCAAGGACTGAACGAACTCGCGACCGCCGGCGAAGTGTGCGCCTATTTCGATGCTGTAATGCAGCAGCAACTGCTCCCCACCGGGCGGGTTGACTACTTCCCGATGACCGAGTATCTGGGCGACGGCCGGTTCCGGACATTGGCAGGCACCGAATACGCGGTCACGGTCAATCAGCGCATCGTCGATGCGACCTACCTGCGTGCCGTCGTACCATCGATGCGGCCCGCGCCGTACTCCGTCGCACCGGGAGTCGACTGCATCGCCCCAAACGAACTGCCGAAATTCGGCACCCGGAACCGGTACGTGGTCGTCGGTGCCGGCAAGACCGGCATGGATGTCTGTCTGTGGTTGCTCCGAAACGACGTCAGCCCGGACAGGCTGACCTGGATCATGCCGCGCGATTCCTGGCTGATCGACCGGGCAACGCTGCAGCCCGGGCCGACTTTCATCAAGCAGTTCCGGGAAAGCTACGGCGCCACTCTCGAGGCAATCGGGGCCGCAACGTCCACCGACGATCTTTTCGACCGGCTGGAGACCGAAGGAACCCTGCTACGCCTTGACCGCTCGATACGTCCGAGCATGTATCGGTGTGCGACCGTGTCGCACCTCGAACTCGACCAGCTGCGCCGCATCCGCGACGTGGTCAGGATGGGCCACGTCCAACGCATCGACCCCACCACGATGGTGCTCGACGGCGGATCGGTTCCCGCCACGCCCTCGGCCCTCTACATCGACTGCACCGCCGATGGAGCGCCACAACGTCCCGCCACGCCGGTTTTTGACACCGACCACATCACCTTGCAGGCGGTGCGCGGATGTCAACAGGTATTCAGCGCCGCGTTCATCGCGCACGTCGAATTCGCCTATACCGAGGATGCGGTGAAAAACGAACTCTGTACCCCGATTCCACACCCAGACAGCGATCTGGATTGGATGCGTCTAATGCACGCCGATCTATGCAACTTTCAGCGCTGGTTGGACGACAACGACCTGACGGATTGGCTGAGTTCGGCGCGGCTGAACCTGCTCGCCGACCTGCTGCCGCCGCTGTCGCACAAGCCGCGGGTGCGCGAGCGGGTGGTGTCGATGTTCCAAAAGAGGTTGAGCACCTCCAGCGAGCAGCTGGAGAAACTGCTCGGCGCTACCGCCACAACAACCGACCAACGTTAG
- a CDS encoding acyl-[acyl-carrier-protein] thioesterase — protein sequence MAHNPDVDLPLVQRPDAGYVYRTSWRLATTDIDEQMRLRLDGVARYIQEVGAEHLADAHLADVHPHWIVLRTVVDIIEPIELPSDITFHRWCAALSTRWCNMRVQLEGSAGGRIETEGFWICVNKDTLTPSRLTDECIARFGSTTDNHRLKWRPWLTGPVMDGTETPFPLRRTDIDPFEHVNNTIYWHGVHEILCQVPTLTAPYRAVLEYRSPIKFGEPLTVRSERRDDVVHMHFVVGDDVRAAALLRKL from the coding sequence GTGGCCCACAACCCCGATGTCGACCTGCCGCTTGTCCAGCGACCCGACGCGGGATACGTCTACCGAACGAGTTGGCGACTGGCCACAACTGACATTGACGAGCAGATGAGGCTGCGCCTCGACGGTGTCGCGCGCTACATCCAAGAGGTCGGCGCCGAGCACCTCGCCGATGCCCACCTGGCGGATGTCCATCCGCATTGGATCGTCCTACGCACGGTCGTTGACATTATCGAACCGATTGAGCTGCCCAGCGACATCACCTTTCACCGGTGGTGCGCAGCGCTTTCCACCAGGTGGTGCAACATGCGTGTTCAGCTCGAGGGTTCCGCTGGCGGGCGAATCGAAACCGAAGGGTTCTGGATCTGCGTGAACAAGGACACCCTGACACCGTCCCGCCTCACCGATGAGTGCATCGCACGTTTCGGCAGCACCACCGACAACCACCGGCTCAAGTGGCGCCCATGGCTCACCGGGCCGGTCATGGACGGTACCGAAACCCCATTTCCCTTGCGTCGCACGGATATTGACCCCTTTGAGCATGTCAACAACACCATCTACTGGCATGGTGTGCACGAGATCCTGTGCCAGGTCCCCACCCTGACGGCGCCCTACCGGGCCGTGCTCGAGTACCGCAGCCCCATCAAGTTTGGTGAACCGCTGACCGTCCGCTCCGAGCGACGCGACGACGTCGTGCACATGCACTTCGTCGTCGGGGACGACGTGCGTGCGGCAGCTCTGCTACGCAAGCTGTAA
- a CDS encoding SDR family oxidoreductase, which yields MTGRLAGKVALVSGGARGMGASHVRAMVTEGAKVVFGDILDEEGNAVATELGNAARYVHLDVTQPTQWTAAVDTAVTAFGGLHVLVNNAGILNIGTIEDYALTEWQRILDVNLTGVFLGIRAAVQPMKEAGRGSIINISSIEGLAGTIACHGYTATKFAVRGLTKSTALELGPSGIRVNSIHPGLVKTPMTDWVPDDLFQTALGRAAQPVEVSNLVVYLASDESSYSTGSEFVVDGGTVAGLAHRDFGAVEVSAQPEWVT from the coding sequence ATGACTGGACGATTGGCCGGAAAAGTTGCGCTGGTTAGCGGCGGCGCGCGCGGTATGGGCGCTTCGCATGTTCGGGCGATGGTGACCGAAGGGGCCAAGGTCGTATTCGGCGACATCCTCGACGAGGAGGGCAATGCCGTCGCCACCGAGCTGGGCAACGCGGCGAGGTATGTCCACCTCGACGTCACCCAACCCACACAGTGGACGGCTGCGGTAGACACCGCCGTCACGGCGTTCGGTGGACTGCACGTGCTGGTCAACAACGCCGGCATCCTGAACATCGGGACCATTGAGGACTACGCACTGACCGAATGGCAACGGATCCTCGACGTTAACCTGACCGGGGTCTTCCTGGGCATCCGCGCTGCCGTCCAGCCGATGAAAGAAGCTGGTCGCGGCTCCATCATCAACATTTCGTCGATCGAGGGGCTGGCCGGCACCATCGCCTGCCATGGTTATACCGCCACCAAGTTCGCCGTGCGTGGGCTGACCAAGTCGACGGCTCTGGAGTTGGGCCCCAGCGGAATTCGGGTCAACTCGATTCACCCCGGATTGGTCAAGACGCCGATGACCGACTGGGTCCCCGACGACCTCTTCCAGACCGCACTGGGCCGCGCCGCCCAACCCGTGGAGGTGTCCAACCTCGTCGTCTACCTCGCCAGCGACGAGTCAAGCTATTCCACCGGCTCGGAATTCGTGGTCGACGGCGGGACCGTGGCTGGTCTGGCGCATAGGGACTTCGGTGCCGTCGAGGTGTCCGCGCAGCCGGAATGGGTGACGTAG
- a CDS encoding acyltransferase family protein — MTDHTKRPVRDFAVDFYRVLGVILIVLGHWLAAAVTYDDGHFGRENPLLDQPWTQYLTWIFQAVPVFFLVAGYAAAVSWAHRRDTDGFSRQAWLRHRLARVLGPTAVYLGLVSVVVVALDVSGVAGSALEYAGWALAMQLWFLAIYLVVVSLTPIAVAAHNRWGLLAPGALVVGAVAIDVAAVGCQVPYIGWLNYVLCWGTLYQLGIAWHERLLTGSKPMLIAAGSALTLALLIWLGPYPVSMIRVAGQPVHNTTPPTVALLAFGCAQTGLAMTVAPAVNRALRSRRVQRVISVANANVMALYLWHLVPVVIVAIVGYPAGLFPHPVEGTGAWWLFRLEWVVILSLVTAVEMAVLWWRRRLFAAPLPLVDVPFSERRAEPILLAGAAMATYGLAFFAAKGFAPAGHFPWVSALVFAVGVVLVALRPTRVSG, encoded by the coding sequence ATGACCGACCACACCAAGCGACCGGTCCGCGATTTCGCGGTGGATTTCTACCGCGTCCTGGGGGTGATCCTGATCGTGCTGGGCCACTGGCTGGCCGCCGCGGTGACCTATGACGATGGACATTTCGGTCGGGAGAACCCGCTCCTCGACCAGCCCTGGACGCAGTACCTGACCTGGATTTTCCAGGCGGTTCCGGTGTTTTTCCTGGTCGCCGGCTACGCCGCCGCGGTGTCCTGGGCGCATCGGCGCGACACCGACGGTTTCTCACGCCAGGCCTGGCTGCGGCATCGACTGGCCCGGGTTCTGGGACCAACGGCCGTGTACCTGGGGCTGGTGTCGGTGGTTGTGGTGGCTCTCGACGTCTCCGGCGTGGCCGGCTCCGCGCTGGAGTATGCGGGTTGGGCGCTGGCAATGCAGCTGTGGTTCCTCGCCATCTACCTGGTGGTGGTGTCCTTGACGCCCATCGCCGTTGCCGCGCATAACCGTTGGGGACTTCTGGCGCCGGGTGCGCTGGTGGTGGGGGCCGTGGCGATCGACGTCGCGGCCGTCGGCTGCCAGGTGCCCTACATCGGGTGGCTGAACTACGTGCTGTGCTGGGGGACGCTCTACCAACTGGGAATCGCTTGGCACGAACGGCTGCTGACCGGGTCCAAGCCCATGCTGATCGCTGCGGGGTCGGCGCTCACGCTGGCACTGCTGATCTGGCTGGGGCCCTACCCCGTCAGCATGATCCGCGTTGCCGGCCAACCGGTCCACAACACGACGCCACCCACGGTTGCGTTGCTGGCGTTCGGATGTGCGCAGACCGGTCTGGCGATGACGGTCGCGCCAGCGGTCAATCGCGCGCTGCGCTCGCGCCGCGTTCAACGAGTGATATCGGTAGCCAACGCCAACGTGATGGCCCTATACCTGTGGCACTTGGTGCCCGTTGTGATCGTGGCGATTGTTGGCTACCCGGCCGGACTGTTCCCGCATCCGGTCGAGGGAACCGGGGCGTGGTGGCTGTTCCGGCTGGAGTGGGTGGTCATCCTCAGCCTCGTGACAGCCGTCGAGATGGCTGTGTTGTGGTGGCGCAGGCGGCTTTTCGCGGCCCCACTGCCGCTGGTCGACGTGCCGTTTAGCGAACGTCGGGCCGAACCGATCCTGCTGGCCGGCGCCGCGATGGCGACGTATGGCCTGGCGTTCTTCGCCGCCAAAGGCTTCGCCCCAGCCGGGCACTTTCCGTGGGTGAGTGCACTGGTGTTCGCCGTCGGAGTGGTTCTGGTGGCGTTGCGTCCCACCAGGGTCAGCGGATAG
- a CDS encoding ABC1 kinase family protein — translation MPGGDHHLPQGRLRRTIPLAGFTARATSGRLVAGLREKTGSAGAVARFHEQTAESYAELLGHSKGVLMKAGQIFSMVDAGSVSDGRLAPYQKALTRLQAEAPPMDPGLARDVLLADLGRPIESVFAEFNDQPLAAASIGQVHRAVLHDGRQVAVKIQYPGVGDAIRQDLSNTELFATFFRFVTKTAGIEVYRDLGVWTEEIKARIAEETDYRHEAVNITTFHQLYRDHPFIRIPEVIHELSSNRVLTMTYLDGLDWPAAQDADQDLKNKWAEVILRFVMASYRHANLFHADPHPGNYRFGSDGTVGFLDFGCVKVLDEQLRRNGVALLRAGIEGRKHDLRDQMVKIGFFSHDSTITSEEAYDWYADIIYEALAPQPVTYTPETSSRAIHALIDVRSQDHILRRMSVPGDLVFTTRINLSVNTICAALRATVDARSMIDEMDGVCAPITPLGRQHDAWVRQRGLPYGLEPR, via the coding sequence ATGCCGGGCGGTGACCACCATTTGCCCCAAGGGCGACTCCGGCGCACTATCCCGTTGGCCGGGTTCACGGCGCGCGCCACTAGCGGGCGACTGGTTGCTGGTCTCCGGGAGAAAACCGGTAGCGCGGGTGCTGTTGCCCGGTTTCACGAGCAAACTGCGGAGTCCTACGCGGAGTTGCTCGGCCACTCCAAGGGCGTGCTGATGAAGGCCGGGCAGATCTTCTCCATGGTGGACGCCGGTTCGGTGAGCGATGGGAGACTCGCGCCCTACCAGAAGGCGCTGACCCGGCTGCAGGCCGAGGCGCCACCCATGGACCCCGGCCTGGCCAGGGACGTCCTGCTCGCCGATCTGGGCCGACCGATCGAGTCGGTGTTCGCCGAGTTCAATGACCAGCCCTTGGCGGCGGCTTCCATCGGACAGGTGCATCGCGCGGTGCTGCACGACGGCCGGCAGGTGGCTGTCAAGATCCAGTATCCCGGTGTCGGCGACGCAATCCGGCAAGACTTATCCAACACCGAACTCTTCGCGACGTTTTTCCGATTCGTGACCAAGACCGCGGGTATCGAGGTGTACCGAGACCTGGGCGTGTGGACAGAGGAGATCAAGGCACGTATCGCCGAGGAAACCGACTACCGGCACGAAGCCGTCAACATCACCACCTTCCACCAGCTCTATCGCGATCATCCGTTCATCCGGATACCGGAAGTGATCCACGAACTGTCCAGTAACCGGGTTCTGACCATGACGTATCTGGATGGGCTGGACTGGCCCGCCGCCCAGGACGCCGACCAGGATCTCAAGAACAAGTGGGCCGAGGTCATTCTGCGGTTCGTGATGGCTTCCTACCGGCACGCGAATCTTTTCCATGCCGACCCGCATCCGGGTAACTACCGCTTCGGCAGCGACGGAACCGTGGGATTCCTCGACTTCGGCTGCGTTAAGGTCCTGGATGAGCAGCTGCGGCGAAACGGCGTCGCCTTGCTTCGCGCGGGGATAGAAGGACGCAAGCATGATCTGCGTGACCAGATGGTGAAAATCGGGTTTTTTAGCCATGATTCGACGATCACCAGCGAAGAGGCGTATGACTGGTACGCCGACATCATTTATGAAGCGCTGGCACCGCAGCCGGTCACGTATACACCAGAAACCTCAAGCCGGGCCATTCATGCACTGATCGATGTCCGTTCGCAAGACCATATTCTTCGCCGCATGTCGGTGCCGGGAGATTTGGTGTTCACGACACGAATCAACCTGAGCGTCAACACAATATGTGCGGCATTGCGGGCAACCGTCGACGCCCGGTCAATGATTGACGAGATGGATGGCGTCTGCGCGCCGATCACACCGCTGGGGAGGCAGCACGACGCCTGGGTACGTCAACGCGGTCTGCCATACGGATTGGAGCCCCGATGA